Proteins encoded together in one Mycobacterium sp. MS1601 window:
- a CDS encoding MDR family MFS transporter, whose product MSNSPDESAGSTLISLRRRNFIFVAVLLGMLLAALDQTIVATALPTVVADLGGAGHQAWVVTSYLLASTIATAIVGKLGDLFGRKQVFCVSVVFFLLGSVLCGLANSMTTLVAARALQGIGGGAIMVTAMAVIGEVIPLRERGRYQGALGAVFGVTTVIGPLLGGFFTDHLSWRWAFWVNVPVGVVVLLVGAAAIPALARTGRPVIDYAGILFVGLGASGLTLATSWGGGEYAWTSPVIIALFAGSAVALGVFVWVETRAAEPILPMRLFGSPVFTVCCILAFIVGFAMLGAMTFLPTFMQFVDGVSATESGLRTLPMVAGLLLTSISSGQTVSRTGRYKIFPVAGTATMSVGFFLLSRMDATTSIWLQSLYLFILGAGIGLCMQVLVLTVQNTARFEDLGVSTSGVTFFRTIGSSFGAAIFGSLFANFLASRLAPALAAGGAPPAAADSPKALHELAPEVAAPIVDAYADSLGLVFLCAVPVAVIGFVVSLFLKEVPLRDIDAVSASDLGEGFGMPGADSPEKILETAVGRMFRASPEIRLRHIAGRYGCDMDVAGLWALVQIYRQNQVFGTARLTEIGERLRMPFEVLEPTFDNLVADGYALRTGDQLWLTQAGVRQVDVASAAIVGRILEKLADDPQFEGRPDRVEVEAALERIAHRMLLQPDWNEKLERVTVPGSPA is encoded by the coding sequence GTGTCGAACTCACCCGACGAGTCGGCCGGCTCCACTCTGATCAGCCTTCGGCGCCGCAACTTCATCTTCGTTGCGGTGCTGCTCGGAATGTTGCTTGCCGCGCTGGACCAGACCATCGTCGCCACCGCGCTGCCGACGGTGGTCGCCGATCTCGGCGGCGCCGGGCACCAGGCGTGGGTGGTCACCAGCTATCTGTTGGCCTCGACCATCGCCACTGCCATCGTCGGCAAGCTCGGGGACCTGTTCGGCCGCAAACAGGTGTTCTGCGTGTCGGTGGTGTTCTTCCTGCTGGGTTCGGTGCTGTGCGGGTTGGCCAATTCCATGACCACGCTCGTGGCGGCTCGCGCGCTGCAGGGCATCGGGGGTGGCGCCATCATGGTCACCGCCATGGCCGTCATCGGCGAAGTCATCCCGCTGCGGGAACGTGGCCGCTACCAAGGGGCACTCGGTGCGGTGTTCGGTGTCACCACTGTCATCGGACCGCTGCTCGGTGGGTTCTTCACGGATCACCTGAGCTGGCGCTGGGCCTTCTGGGTCAACGTTCCCGTCGGTGTCGTCGTCCTGCTGGTCGGAGCCGCCGCCATCCCCGCACTGGCACGGACCGGCCGGCCGGTCATCGATTACGCGGGAATCCTGTTCGTCGGCCTCGGTGCCTCCGGTCTGACGCTGGCCACCAGCTGGGGCGGCGGCGAGTACGCCTGGACGTCGCCGGTGATCATCGCGTTGTTCGCCGGATCCGCGGTGGCTCTGGGAGTTTTTGTCTGGGTGGAGACCAGGGCCGCAGAGCCCATCCTGCCGATGCGGTTGTTCGGCAGCCCTGTGTTCACCGTCTGCTGCATCCTCGCCTTCATCGTGGGTTTCGCGATGCTGGGCGCGATGACGTTCCTGCCGACCTTCATGCAGTTCGTCGACGGGGTGTCGGCCACCGAATCCGGACTGCGGACACTGCCCATGGTGGCCGGGTTGCTGCTCACGTCCATCAGCAGCGGCCAGACCGTCAGCCGCACCGGCCGCTACAAGATCTTCCCCGTGGCAGGCACCGCCACCATGAGCGTCGGCTTCTTCCTGCTGTCGCGGATGGACGCCACCACCTCGATCTGGTTGCAATCGCTGTACCTGTTCATCCTGGGTGCGGGCATCGGACTGTGCATGCAGGTGCTGGTGCTGACGGTGCAGAACACCGCGCGCTTCGAAGACCTCGGAGTCTCGACTTCGGGCGTGACGTTCTTTCGCACCATCGGCAGCTCGTTCGGGGCGGCCATCTTCGGGTCGCTGTTCGCCAACTTCCTGGCGAGCCGGCTCGCTCCTGCGCTGGCGGCCGGCGGAGCACCCCCGGCTGCCGCCGACTCGCCGAAAGCGCTGCACGAACTGGCCCCGGAGGTGGCTGCGCCGATTGTCGATGCCTACGCCGACTCACTCGGACTGGTGTTCCTGTGCGCGGTACCGGTGGCGGTGATCGGGTTCGTGGTGTCGCTGTTCCTCAAAGAGGTGCCGCTGCGCGACATCGATGCCGTTTCCGCGTCGGATCTCGGCGAGGGCTTCGGCATGCCCGGCGCGGACTCGCCGGAGAAGATCCTCGAGACGGCCGTGGGTCGGATGTTCCGTGCCTCGCCGGAGATCCGGCTGCGTCACATCGCCGGACGCTACGGCTGCGACATGGACGTGGCCGGGCTGTGGGCGCTGGTCCAGATCTACCGGCAGAACCAGGTGTTCGGAACCGCGCGTCTCACCGAGATCGGCGAACGGTTGCGGATGCCGTTCGAAGTGCTGGAGCCGACGTTCGACAACCTGGTGGCCGATGGTTATGCGCTGCGCACCGGCGATCAGTTGTGGCTCACCCAGGCCGGGGTGCGACAGGTGGACGTGGCGTCGGCGGCGATCGTCGGCAGAATCCTGGAGAAGTTGGCCGACGATCCTCAGTTCGAGGGCCGACCCGACCGGGTGGAGGTCGAGGCCGCGCTGGAGCGCATTGCGCATCGGATGCTGCTGCAGCCCGACTGGAACGAAAAATTAGAACGCGTTACCGTTCCGGGTTCGCCGGCGTAG
- a CDS encoding carboxymuconolactone decarboxylase family protein codes for MSRIGEFPDDDVAGWILKSPEIGTAMAGFTHAVYNNNRLPLRVRELARIVIAHDNECAVCINTRDADGPAAGVDEDLYDHAEQWRTWEGYSEQERIAAEFAHRFGTEHAKLRDDEDFWDRARSHFSDELMTDLALSCAMWVGMGRMLRTLDIGQTCKLTIPSRT; via the coding sequence ATGAGCCGTATCGGAGAGTTCCCTGACGACGATGTTGCGGGCTGGATTCTGAAGTCCCCGGAGATCGGCACCGCAATGGCCGGCTTCACCCACGCCGTGTACAACAACAACCGGCTGCCGTTGCGGGTGCGTGAACTCGCGCGCATCGTCATCGCCCACGACAACGAATGTGCGGTATGCATCAACACCCGTGACGCCGACGGGCCGGCGGCCGGTGTGGACGAGGATCTCTACGACCATGCCGAGCAGTGGCGCACCTGGGAGGGGTACTCCGAACAGGAGCGGATCGCGGCGGAGTTCGCACACCGATTCGGAACCGAACACGCCAAATTGCGTGATGACGAAGACTTTTGGGATCGGGCGCGGTCTCACTTCTCCGACGAGTTGATGACCGATCTGGCGCTGTCGTGTGCCATGTGGGTGGGCATGGGCCGGATGCTGCGCACCCTCGACATCGGGCAGACCTGCAAGCTGACCATCCCCAGCCGCACCTAA
- a CDS encoding glutamine synthetase family protein, translating to MTATPAPAASLAQLEANGVVTVVGTVVNPAGLTHAKTVPIMRVNAFADPGLGASPVWHGFAIDQAGIAFTDDIGVVGDERIRIDLTALRILGDGLAWAPGDFYTQDGNRVPACSRGVLTGIEERLAERGLAAQVGHELEFVLVGPDGAALPTHAWAQYGLAGVLEYEGFVRDVTAAATSAGVGIEQFHPEYGGNQFEFSLRPRTPVAAADQVVLARIIVSRVARRHGLRVSFSPVPFAGAVGSGAHQHFSLTRDGAPLFSGGSGPHGMTSEGQSAVAGVLAGLPQAQGVLSGSVLSGLRMQPGHWAGAFACWGAENREAAVRFLVGGPANPYGANVEVKIVDPSANPYFASAAILGLALDGVERKAALPTETTVDPATLTEDQRNSAGTVQLSDNQSTIIDALDSSALLRGILGDAAVDVLVAVRRYEIEQFGALPAEALADKFRLAWSL from the coding sequence ATGACAGCCACGCCCGCCCCGGCAGCATCACTTGCCCAACTCGAAGCCAACGGTGTCGTCACTGTGGTCGGCACCGTCGTCAACCCCGCAGGTTTGACCCACGCCAAGACCGTCCCGATCATGCGGGTCAACGCCTTCGCCGACCCCGGCCTTGGCGCCAGCCCGGTCTGGCACGGTTTCGCCATCGACCAGGCGGGTATCGCGTTCACCGACGATATCGGCGTGGTGGGCGACGAGCGCATCCGCATCGACCTGACCGCGCTTCGCATCCTGGGTGACGGATTGGCCTGGGCGCCAGGGGATTTCTACACCCAGGACGGGAATCGGGTGCCCGCGTGCAGCCGCGGCGTGCTGACCGGGATCGAGGAACGGCTGGCCGAACGTGGTCTGGCCGCGCAGGTGGGCCACGAACTCGAGTTTGTGCTCGTCGGTCCCGACGGTGCGGCGCTGCCCACACACGCATGGGCGCAGTACGGTCTGGCCGGGGTGCTGGAGTACGAAGGCTTTGTCCGCGATGTCACCGCCGCGGCCACCTCGGCCGGTGTCGGCATCGAACAGTTCCATCCCGAGTATGGCGGCAACCAGTTCGAATTCTCCCTGCGCCCGCGTACGCCGGTGGCTGCCGCCGACCAAGTGGTGCTGGCGCGCATCATCGTCAGCCGGGTGGCGCGCCGCCACGGTCTGCGGGTCAGCTTCTCTCCGGTGCCCTTCGCAGGTGCTGTCGGATCCGGTGCTCACCAACACTTCTCGCTGACCCGTGACGGTGCGCCGCTGTTCTCGGGTGGTTCCGGGCCGCACGGGATGACATCGGAGGGGCAGAGCGCGGTGGCCGGTGTGCTCGCCGGTCTGCCGCAGGCGCAAGGGGTGCTGTCCGGGTCGGTGTTGTCGGGTCTGCGCATGCAGCCCGGACACTGGGCCGGGGCGTTCGCCTGCTGGGGAGCCGAGAACCGCGAGGCCGCAGTGCGTTTCCTGGTCGGCGGGCCCGCCAATCCCTACGGCGCCAACGTCGAGGTGAAGATCGTCGACCCCTCGGCCAACCCGTATTTCGCCTCCGCGGCCATCTTGGGGCTGGCTCTGGATGGGGTGGAACGCAAGGCCGCCTTGCCCACCGAGACCACGGTGGACCCGGCCACCCTCACCGAAGATCAGCGCAACAGCGCGGGCACGGTGCAGCTTTCGGACAACCAGTCGACGATCATCGATGCGCTGGACTCCTCGGCGCTGCTGCGCGGCATCCTCGGCGACGCGGCCGTCGATGTCCTGGTGGCCGTGCGCCGCTACGAGATCGAGCAGTTCGGCGCACTGCCGGCCGAGGCGCTGGCCGACAAGTTCCGGCTGGCCTGGAGTCTCTAG